The following coding sequences lie in one Borreliella spielmanii genomic window:
- the secA gene encoding preprotein translocase subunit SecA translates to MLKTVLERTIGSKSKRDLKDYLPTLRNINKLERWALLLSDEDFSKETEKLKDELKSGNSLESILERAFTLSREAARRRLKERPYDVQIIAGLALHKGKIIEMKTGEGKTLSSVQAAYLNSLTGDGVIIVTVNDYLAERDSNWMKPVFDLLGVSVGVVLSNMDYELRKVQYAKDITYVTNNELGFDYLRDNMRYDLNEKSLRKFNYCIIDEIDSILIDEARTPLIISGPTEGNTNAYLEVNSLVSFLKECSKDSKTGDYPLEIDDLDGDYTIDEKAKRISFTAKGLNNLEQLLVSKGIISGSMYTDSNFNYVHYMTQALKAHLLFLKNREYIVGDSGVEIVDEFTGRVLTGRRYSDGLHQAIEAKEGVRVANENKTMATITFQNLFRMFNKISGMTGTADTEAKEFHKIYNLDVIVVPTNRLLARIDEDDTIYYTEEFKFNAITDEVYKAYKKGQPVLVGTVSIEKSEILSDMFKNKGIKHEVLNAKNHSREAFIIAEAGAKHAVTIATNMAGRGTDIKLGGNIEHRVRKKIGTNVSLEEFQEAVKNEREDYLKDYNEVKSLGGLYVIGSERHESRRIDNQLRGRSGRQGDPGRSRFYVSLEDDLMRLFAGDNLRALMGKLGMATGEPITHSLLTKSLINAQKRVEDRNFEIRKHLLEYDDVITKQRDFIYAQRNSILEDTAIKDRILIALEEYLTFLLERTKSSSVSNVFLNEVNLIFAYMLEGLGSIENINSFDLKDKLMQIAKANLDEKENLIGRDLFNGFLRYEYLKNIDSKFQEHLANLDSLREAVYLRSYANKNPITEYKEEGFLIFSELIKDIKVSTIRRVLQLKLDSNFSNFKSTKKSKNVNSIHKELSGIVINENKSISNVQVVRSSPKIGRNEPCYCGSGKKYKNCHGRS, encoded by the coding sequence ATGTTAAAAACAGTACTTGAGAGAACCATTGGCTCAAAAAGTAAAAGAGATTTAAAAGACTATCTTCCAACTTTAAGGAATATTAATAAGCTTGAGCGCTGGGCATTGTTATTGTCAGATGAAGATTTCTCAAAAGAGACAGAAAAGCTTAAAGATGAATTAAAATCGGGTAATTCTTTAGAGAGTATTTTAGAGCGGGCTTTTACTTTGTCTAGAGAAGCTGCTAGAAGGCGTCTTAAGGAAAGGCCTTATGATGTGCAAATCATTGCTGGGCTTGCTCTTCACAAAGGCAAAATAATAGAGATGAAAACAGGAGAGGGAAAAACTCTCTCCTCAGTTCAAGCGGCTTATTTGAATAGTTTAACAGGAGATGGTGTTATTATTGTTACTGTTAATGACTATCTTGCGGAACGTGATTCCAACTGGATGAAGCCGGTTTTTGATCTTTTGGGTGTTAGTGTGGGGGTTGTTCTATCCAATATGGATTATGAGCTAAGAAAAGTTCAATATGCCAAAGATATTACTTATGTTACAAATAATGAACTTGGATTTGATTACTTAAGAGATAATATGCGTTATGACTTGAATGAAAAATCTCTAAGAAAGTTTAATTATTGTATTATTGATGAGATCGATTCTATATTAATCGACGAGGCAAGAACCCCTTTGATTATTTCAGGGCCTACTGAGGGCAATACAAATGCTTATCTTGAGGTTAATTCTCTTGTATCTTTTTTAAAAGAGTGTTCCAAGGATTCTAAAACAGGTGATTATCCTTTAGAAATAGACGATCTTGATGGTGATTATACTATTGATGAAAAAGCTAAAAGAATTTCTTTTACTGCTAAAGGACTTAATAATCTTGAACAACTTTTAGTTTCTAAAGGAATTATTAGTGGTTCTATGTATACCGATTCAAATTTTAATTATGTGCATTATATGACTCAAGCCTTGAAGGCACATTTACTTTTTTTAAAAAATAGAGAATATATTGTTGGTGACTCTGGTGTTGAGATTGTAGATGAATTTACCGGTCGAGTTTTAACAGGGCGAAGATATTCTGATGGCCTTCATCAAGCTATTGAGGCTAAAGAAGGGGTTAGAGTTGCTAATGAAAATAAGACCATGGCAACCATTACTTTTCAAAATCTATTTCGAATGTTTAATAAAATTTCCGGCATGACAGGTACAGCTGATACAGAAGCTAAGGAATTTCATAAGATATATAATCTTGATGTAATTGTAGTTCCAACAAATAGATTGTTAGCACGAATAGATGAGGATGATACTATTTATTATACGGAAGAATTTAAGTTTAATGCTATTACAGATGAGGTTTATAAAGCTTACAAGAAAGGGCAACCGGTTTTAGTGGGAACCGTTTCTATTGAAAAGTCTGAGATTTTATCAGATATGTTTAAAAATAAGGGAATTAAGCATGAAGTTCTTAATGCAAAAAATCATTCTCGAGAGGCATTCATTATTGCTGAAGCTGGAGCAAAACATGCGGTTACAATAGCAACAAATATGGCTGGTCGTGGTACTGATATTAAACTTGGGGGCAATATTGAACATAGGGTTAGAAAAAAAATTGGAACTAATGTAAGCCTTGAAGAATTTCAAGAGGCTGTTAAAAATGAGAGGGAAGATTACCTAAAAGACTATAATGAGGTTAAAAGTCTTGGTGGACTTTATGTTATTGGTAGCGAACGGCACGAATCAAGGCGAATAGACAATCAGCTTCGTGGGCGTAGTGGAAGACAAGGTGATCCTGGTCGTTCAAGATTTTATGTGTCGCTTGAAGACGATTTAATGCGTCTTTTTGCTGGAGACAACCTAAGGGCATTAATGGGTAAGCTTGGAATGGCAACGGGAGAGCCCATTACACATTCTCTTTTAACCAAATCTTTGATTAATGCCCAAAAAAGAGTAGAAGATAGAAATTTTGAAATTAGAAAGCATTTATTAGAGTATGACGATGTTATTACAAAGCAGAGAGATTTTATTTATGCTCAGAGAAATTCTATTCTTGAAGATACAGCTATTAAGGATCGTATTCTTATTGCTTTAGAAGAATATCTTACTTTTTTGCTTGAGAGAACAAAAAGTAGTTCAGTTTCAAATGTTTTTTTAAATGAAGTAAATTTGATTTTTGCTTATATGCTTGAGGGTCTTGGCTCTATTGAAAATATTAATTCTTTTGATTTAAAGGATAAATTAATGCAAATAGCAAAGGCAAATTTAGATGAGAAGGAGAATTTGATAGGCAGAGATCTTTTTAATGGATTTTTAAGATATGAATATTTGAAAAACATTGATTCTAAATTTCAAGAGCATCTTGCAAATTTAGATTCTTTAAGAGAGGCTGTTTATTTAAGGTCTTATGCTAATAAAAATCCAATTACGGAGTACAAAGAAGAGGGGTTTTTAATATTTAGCGAGCTTATTAAAGATATTAAAGTTTCTACCATAAGGCGTGTTCTTCAATTGAAATTGGATAGCAATTTTTCCAATTTTAAGTCAACAAAGAAGTCTAAAAATGTTAATTCAATCCATAAAGAACTTTCAGGGATTGTTATTAATGAAAATAAAAGCATTTCTAATGTTCAAGTGGTTAGAAGTTCTCCTAAAATAGGTAGAAATGAACCTTGTTATTGTGGGAGTGGGAAGAAATATAAAAATTGTCATGGCAGAAGTTAG
- the nagA gene encoding N-acetylglucosamine-6-phosphate deacetylase, with translation MLNFCLFNSKSVLTGNDKLDNSAVLIKDNKIFDIVTSDRLKKMDLREYQMIDTKGNYITPGLYDNHIHGFHGYGTDQCSTESILKMSEHLAQYGVVGFLPTLYPRPIDEMIQTIKACTAAIGKEKGAKILGLHLEGPFFSPEKRGAHPVSYLHEPSIKVMQKLIDAAGGVFIGSNGKSKTHISTMTVAPELKGMRELAIFCLENNINLQAGHTNAKYENMIEGFQVGILHTTHFFNAMSKLDHRNPNAIGAVLIHGDVSCEIIADGYHIHPKLVLMLRKLKDISKIVLVTDGLTPNLQNSGKLIANGDEVYIAEDGLFHSVKSNTIAGSTLTMIQGLKNLVEFGYSLSDAVQASSYNPTRILNIDKKGLICHGYDANINVLDKDFNLKLTMIESKIIFNNL, from the coding sequence ATGCTAAATTTTTGCTTATTCAACTCAAAATCCGTTTTAACTGGAAATGACAAACTAGATAATTCAGCGGTTCTAATTAAGGATAATAAAATTTTTGATATTGTAACATCTGATAGACTTAAAAAAATGGATCTCAGAGAATACCAAATGATTGATACAAAAGGCAACTATATAACTCCCGGTCTTTACGACAACCATATTCATGGATTTCACGGTTATGGAACAGACCAGTGTTCAACAGAATCAATACTTAAAATGTCAGAACATTTAGCACAATACGGAGTAGTAGGATTTTTGCCAACTCTTTATCCAAGACCAATAGATGAAATGATTCAAACAATAAAAGCTTGCACAGCGGCAATTGGTAAAGAAAAGGGAGCTAAAATTCTAGGACTTCACCTTGAAGGGCCATTTTTTTCTCCTGAAAAAAGAGGAGCACACCCTGTTTCTTATCTTCACGAACCTAGCATTAAAGTTATGCAAAAACTAATAGATGCTGCTGGTGGGGTATTTATAGGCTCAAACGGCAAAAGCAAAACACACATAAGCACAATGACTGTTGCTCCCGAGCTTAAAGGCATGAGAGAACTTGCAATATTTTGCCTTGAAAATAATATAAACCTTCAGGCAGGACACACAAACGCAAAATATGAAAATATGATAGAAGGATTTCAGGTTGGAATACTTCACACAACCCATTTTTTCAATGCAATGTCAAAACTTGACCACAGAAATCCAAACGCAATAGGAGCAGTATTAATACATGGTGACGTTTCTTGTGAAATTATTGCAGATGGTTATCATATACACCCAAAATTAGTTTTAATGCTTAGAAAGCTTAAAGACATAAGTAAAATAGTCCTTGTAACTGATGGACTTACCCCAAACCTCCAAAATTCTGGAAAACTAATTGCAAACGGAGATGAAGTTTATATTGCAGAAGATGGATTATTCCACAGCGTAAAAAGCAACACAATAGCTGGATCAACACTTACAATGATACAAGGTCTTAAAAATTTAGTAGAATTCGGCTACAGTTTGAGTGATGCTGTTCAAGCAAGCTCCTACAACCCAACAAGAATTCTTAATATTGATAAAAAGGGATTAATATGCCATGGATACGATGCAAACATCAATGTCCTAGACAAAGATTTTAACCTAAAGTTAACAATGATAGAATCTAAAATAATTTTTAACAATCTATAA
- a CDS encoding LIC_12708 family protein translates to MKKNYKAFILSLLFAIISCNTKTLNELGEEQFKIPFGTLPGAIMPLNNKFTNSNFDIKTYNGLVYIAEIKANKLMIFNSYGKLIQTYQNGIFKTNPDLKIKKIDFEGIQAIYPLKDFIIVADKLNNKKSKFDQKENIAYFMRILILNKNSSVEILGQEGLNGTPFPQIYDVNVDENGNIAIISIYSEGYIIYSYNKEFSPLYKIYVNKNLLKTIDNQKKNYNISIDKVFFEVNKKTLYVKITYYENIGDNENINDLGIKIKDQYVYKMSLKKTKEFEVISKIALPKNLLDDKQESFINIIKIQKDKIIASTNMKNLSNNLIWKLDNKGVIKNQIALIEPPNLIFLSESLSKDGILSILYGGKTGVSVYWWNLNTLLK, encoded by the coding sequence ATGAAAAAAAACTATAAAGCTTTTATATTAAGCTTACTTTTTGCAATTATATCATGTAATACTAAAACTTTAAACGAACTAGGAGAAGAACAATTCAAAATACCATTCGGGACACTTCCTGGTGCAATAATGCCTCTGAACAACAAATTTACAAATTCAAATTTTGATATAAAAACGTATAACGGACTAGTATACATTGCAGAAATAAAAGCAAATAAATTAATGATTTTTAACTCATACGGAAAACTAATACAAACTTATCAAAATGGAATATTTAAAACAAATCCTGATTTAAAAATAAAAAAAATAGATTTCGAAGGAATTCAAGCAATATATCCGTTAAAAGATTTCATTATTGTAGCAGACAAGCTAAATAATAAAAAATCAAAATTCGACCAAAAAGAAAATATTGCCTACTTTATGAGAATACTAATACTAAACAAAAACTCTTCTGTAGAAATTTTGGGTCAAGAAGGTTTAAACGGAACACCATTCCCACAAATTTACGATGTCAACGTTGATGAGAACGGCAACATTGCAATAATATCAATATATAGCGAAGGCTACATAATATATTCATATAATAAAGAATTTTCTCCACTTTATAAAATTTATGTCAATAAAAATCTACTAAAAACAATAGACAATCAAAAGAAAAACTACAATATTTCAATAGATAAGGTTTTTTTTGAAGTTAATAAAAAAACTCTTTATGTAAAAATCACTTACTATGAAAACATTGGCGATAACGAAAATATAAACGATCTTGGAATTAAAATTAAGGATCAATATGTCTATAAAATGAGTTTAAAAAAAACTAAAGAATTCGAAGTAATAAGTAAAATCGCCCTTCCTAAAAACTTACTAGATGATAAACAAGAAAGCTTTATTAATATTATAAAAATACAAAAAGACAAAATCATAGCATCTACTAACATGAAAAATTTATCCAACAATTTAATATGGAAATTAGACAACAAAGGTGTAATTAAAAACCAAATAGCTTTAATTGAACCTCCAAATTTAATATTTCTCTCTGAGAGTTTATCTAAAGACGGAATACTTAGCATACTTTATGGCGGAAAAACTGGTGTTAGTGTTTACTGGTGGAATTTAAATACCTTATTAAAGTAA
- a CDS encoding quaternary amine ABC transporter ATP-binding protein, whose protein sequence is MDRVTVKIRDCYKVFSYYVDKKQISQAIKDYEDGKDRMQIYKESSIFIANANVNLDVYENEILVIMGMSGCGKSTLVRCLNGIYKIDSGSILVNNMEMNAINRKDLSNLRKDKFAMVFQNFGLFPHMNVLRNVTYGLEVKHIPRKIREERAIEVLNLVGLEDSKYKYINELSGGMKQRVGIARALVVNPDILLMDEAFSALDPLIKGEMQEELLRLVAKLKKTVVFITHDLIEAFKLGHRIAFMKDGEIIQVGKPLEILANPSTDFISHFIKNLPVLNILKIKDILKDDFDLNSGSDNGFNVIIKYQDENFSLYDKSLNKRYNNLISLNLELNDEIKKIVEYLNKQDYLIIKERGVVVGYINLNEISDLLAR, encoded by the coding sequence TTGGATAGGGTTACTGTTAAAATTAGAGATTGTTATAAAGTATTTTCTTATTATGTTGACAAAAAGCAGATAAGTCAAGCTATAAAAGACTATGAAGATGGCAAAGATAGAATGCAAATTTACAAAGAATCTTCTATTTTTATTGCAAATGCCAATGTTAATCTTGATGTTTATGAAAATGAAATTTTAGTCATTATGGGAATGTCAGGTTGTGGCAAATCTACTTTAGTCAGATGCTTAAATGGTATTTATAAAATAGATTCGGGATCTATTTTAGTAAATAACATGGAAATGAATGCTATAAATCGCAAGGATCTTTCTAATTTAAGAAAAGATAAATTTGCAATGGTTTTTCAAAATTTTGGACTTTTCCCACATATGAATGTATTAAGAAATGTTACTTATGGACTTGAGGTTAAGCATATCCCCAGGAAGATTAGAGAAGAACGTGCTATTGAGGTATTAAATCTTGTAGGACTTGAAGATTCAAAATATAAGTATATTAACGAACTTTCTGGAGGGATGAAACAAAGAGTTGGAATAGCAAGAGCATTAGTAGTTAATCCAGATATTCTTTTAATGGATGAAGCTTTTTCGGCACTTGATCCTTTAATTAAAGGAGAAATGCAAGAAGAACTTTTGAGATTAGTAGCTAAGCTTAAAAAGACAGTTGTATTTATTACTCACGATTTAATTGAAGCTTTTAAATTGGGACATAGAATTGCTTTTATGAAAGATGGAGAGATTATTCAAGTTGGCAAACCTTTGGAAATTTTGGCTAATCCCAGCACAGATTTTATATCTCATTTTATTAAAAATTTACCTGTTTTAAATATTTTAAAAATAAAAGATATTTTAAAAGATGATTTTGATTTAAATTCTGGTAGTGATAATGGTTTCAATGTTATTATTAAATATCAAGATGAAAATTTTAGTTTATACGATAAATCTCTTAATAAAAGATATAATAATCTTATATCTTTAAATTTAGAGCTAAATGATGAAATAAAAAAAATTGTTGAATACTTGAATAAGCAAGACTATTTAATAATAAAAGAAAGGGGAGTTGTTGTTGGATATATTAATTTAAATGAAATTTCCGATTTATTGGCAAGGTAG
- a CDS encoding superoxide dismutase, producing MFKLPELGYNYDAVEPYIDAKTMEIHHSKHHNGFVINLNSILEKMGKSHLEDVSNILRNIQDFSDEFQTPIRNNAGGYSNHTLYFRTLKPGNKSNLLEKFENDINATFGSLDVLKAILKDTAMKIFGSGWAWLVLCPNSGLKVISMPNQDSPLMKSYKPVLGIDVWEHAYYLKYQNRRIEYVDAFLKALNWEEVSKIYNEVNN from the coding sequence ATGTTTAAATTGCCAGAACTTGGTTATAATTATGACGCTGTTGAGCCTTATATTGATGCTAAAACTATGGAAATTCATCATAGCAAGCATCATAATGGTTTTGTAATTAATTTGAATTCTATTTTAGAAAAAATGGGCAAAAGTCATTTAGAAGACGTTTCAAATATATTAAGAAATATTCAGGATTTTTCAGATGAATTTCAAACTCCAATAAGAAATAATGCTGGAGGTTATTCGAACCATACTCTATATTTTAGAACTTTAAAACCAGGAAACAAGAGTAATCTGTTGGAAAAGTTTGAAAATGATATTAATGCAACTTTTGGAAGCTTAGATGTTCTTAAGGCTATCTTGAAAGATACTGCAATGAAAATTTTTGGAAGTGGTTGGGCATGGTTAGTATTGTGTCCTAATAGCGGGCTTAAAGTGATTTCAATGCCTAATCAAGATAGCCCTTTAATGAAGTCTTATAAACCGGTTTTAGGTATTGATGTTTGGGAGCATGCTTATTATTTGAAATATCAAAATAGAAGAATTGAATATGTTGATGCATTTTTAAAGGCTTTAAATTGGGAAGAAGTTTCAAAAATTTATAATGAAGTTAACAATTAG
- the fliD gene encoding flagellar filament capping protein FliD, translating into MASGFFVPGLESKYNTKEIRESMLKPDKAKIDSSFKKLESLEQEKSAWQLINRKISTLNSLAKELTSLNSPFNLMSGNSSNSEVLTLSTRYGSKNETHKLIVDQIASADVFLSSNFDPKKVTIPEGDYIFLVGKKEINVKSNGNIDLLVRDINNKGKGFLTAKIVKSDKNGNSRFILQSLKEGKENKLVIKGEGLSFAKQIGILSELKTNFNPNLSDIVANQFSSNNKLAFEKNNLVLNPLSEVSIEIPEDIEITSRSRIKFEVKYFDTGLEEPDSKIIFNPGEATFKDAKVDSEYSVVDLGSDLKTPLEKKYIQMNMVKICNKEGSLELPLINISNNFEEVEVDIGALSNLEEINIENKANNKVIVISNVEVFDPKNRDGHLPINAKSFAENAKIKFDGVDVERDSNVINDLVPNVTLSLKKASSDAVEAKVEPDYEGIKRVLLDFIGAYNEVLAEINIVSSNEDQFGNQKSNIVEELTYLSESQKEEAYKNLGILRSEFLLKNLKSRLESIIFKPYVTSDPNFSIINQMGVFTNSISSSGGLSRYLRLDEKKFDESIRNNIDNVRELFLFDLNGDRVYDDGIAKMLGDCLSPLVTSGGVIYNKIRNYDLKIINQKNKVEDYKKKYDDRERKVEGELNTLDFTVKRMKDQENTLKSFDFNQRNR; encoded by the coding sequence ATGGCATCAGGATTTTTTGTTCCTGGACTTGAGAGCAAATATAATACTAAAGAAATTCGTGAATCCATGCTTAAGCCTGATAAAGCCAAAATCGATTCTTCTTTTAAGAAGCTTGAGTCTTTAGAGCAAGAGAAAAGTGCTTGGCAATTAATTAATAGAAAAATCTCTACTTTAAATTCTCTTGCAAAAGAACTTACCTCACTTAACAGTCCTTTTAATCTAATGTCAGGAAATTCTAGTAATAGTGAAGTTTTAACCCTGTCTACTCGATATGGATCCAAGAATGAGACTCATAAATTAATTGTTGATCAAATAGCATCCGCTGATGTGTTTTTATCTTCAAACTTTGATCCTAAAAAAGTTACAATACCAGAAGGAGATTATATATTTTTAGTTGGTAAGAAAGAAATTAATGTAAAAAGTAATGGCAATATTGATTTACTTGTGAGGGATATTAATAACAAGGGAAAGGGTTTTTTGACTGCAAAAATAGTAAAAAGCGATAAAAATGGAAATAGTCGTTTTATTTTGCAATCCTTAAAGGAAGGTAAAGAAAACAAACTTGTTATCAAAGGGGAGGGATTATCTTTTGCTAAGCAAATTGGGATTTTAAGTGAGCTGAAAACCAATTTTAATCCTAACCTTTCAGATATTGTTGCAAATCAATTTAGTAGTAATAATAAGCTTGCTTTTGAAAAAAATAATCTTGTTTTAAATCCGCTTTCAGAGGTGTCGATTGAAATTCCTGAAGATATTGAAATTACATCTAGGAGTAGAATTAAATTTGAAGTTAAGTATTTTGATACAGGCTTAGAAGAGCCTGATAGTAAGATTATTTTTAATCCCGGAGAGGCTACATTTAAGGATGCGAAAGTTGATAGTGAATATAGTGTAGTTGATCTTGGATCTGATTTAAAAACTCCTTTGGAGAAAAAATATATTCAAATGAATATGGTAAAAATATGCAACAAAGAAGGTTCCTTAGAACTTCCTTTAATAAATATTTCAAATAATTTTGAAGAAGTTGAAGTTGATATTGGAGCTCTTTCTAATCTAGAAGAAATAAATATTGAAAATAAAGCAAATAATAAAGTAATTGTGATTAGTAATGTCGAAGTTTTTGATCCAAAAAATAGAGATGGGCATTTGCCAATAAATGCTAAAAGTTTTGCTGAGAATGCAAAAATTAAATTTGATGGGGTAGATGTTGAGAGAGATTCAAATGTTATTAATGATTTAGTTCCAAATGTGACATTAAGTTTAAAAAAAGCTTCAAGTGATGCTGTTGAGGCCAAAGTTGAGCCTGATTATGAGGGGATTAAGAGAGTTCTTTTAGATTTTATTGGTGCTTATAATGAGGTTCTTGCTGAGATTAATATTGTAAGCTCCAATGAAGATCAATTTGGCAATCAAAAGTCTAATATAGTTGAAGAGTTAACTTATCTTAGTGAGTCTCAAAAAGAAGAGGCTTATAAAAATTTAGGCATTCTAAGGTCTGAATTTTTATTGAAAAATCTTAAATCCAGATTAGAATCAATAATTTTTAAGCCCTATGTTACTAGTGATCCTAATTTTTCAATAATTAATCAGATGGGAGTTTTTACTAACTCTATTTCTTCTTCTGGGGGACTTTCTAGATATTTAAGACTTGATGAGAAAAAGTTTGATGAATCGATTCGCAATAATATTGATAATGTTAGAGAACTTTTTTTATTTGACCTTAATGGTGACAGAGTATATGATGATGGGATTGCTAAAATGCTAGGAGATTGTTTGTCACCTCTTGTGACTTCTGGAGGAGTTATTTATAATAAAATAAGAAATTACGACTTGAAAATTATTAATCAAAAAAATAAAGTTGAAGATTATAAAAAGAAGTACGATGATAGAGAGAGAAAAGTAGAAGGAGAACTTAATACCTTGGATTTTACCGTTAAGCGCATGAAAGATCAGGAAAATACATTAAAGTCTTTTGATTTTAATCAAAGAAATAGATAA
- the nagB gene encoding glucosamine-6-phosphate deaminase: MRLIIRPTYEDISKWAANHVAQKIKEFSPTKKNPFILGLPTGSSPIGMYKNLIELNKSKKISFQNVITFNMDEYIGIENNHPESYHSFMWKNFFSHIDIKKENINILNGNALNLKKECEEYEKKIKSFGGIMLFVGGIGPDGHIAFNEPGSSLTSRTRIKTLTQDTIIANSRFFEGNVNKVPKSALTVGIGTIMDSQEILIIVNGHNKARALKHAIEKGVNHMWTISALQLHKNAIIVSDKNATYELKVGTVEYFNDIERGNFNNDLK, from the coding sequence ATGAGATTAATAATTAGACCTACTTATGAAGACATATCAAAGTGGGCAGCCAATCATGTAGCACAAAAAATTAAAGAATTTTCTCCAACAAAAAAAAATCCATTTATCCTTGGGCTTCCAACAGGAAGCTCCCCAATAGGCATGTACAAGAATTTAATTGAATTAAATAAAAGTAAAAAAATTTCATTTCAAAATGTCATAACTTTTAACATGGATGAATACATAGGAATCGAAAACAATCATCCTGAAAGTTACCATTCATTTATGTGGAAAAATTTTTTTTCTCACATTGATATTAAAAAGGAAAACATAAATATATTAAATGGAAATGCTTTAAATCTTAAAAAAGAATGTGAAGAATATGAAAAAAAAATCAAATCTTTTGGGGGAATCATGCTTTTTGTGGGGGGAATCGGACCTGATGGTCACATTGCTTTTAACGAACCAGGCTCCTCATTAACATCAAGAACAAGAATTAAAACTTTAACTCAAGATACAATTATTGCTAATTCAAGATTCTTTGAAGGCAATGTGAATAAAGTTCCCAAAAGCGCTCTAACTGTTGGAATTGGAACAATTATGGATTCACAAGAAATTTTAATAATAGTAAACGGACATAACAAAGCAAGAGCATTAAAACATGCTATTGAAAAAGGTGTTAATCATATGTGGACAATTAGCGCACTTCAATTACATAAAAATGCAATCATAGTATCTGACAAAAATGCAACTTATGAACTAAAAGTGGGAACAGTAGAGTACTTTAACGACATAGAAAGAGGAAACTTTAATAATGACTTAAAATAA
- the flaB gene encoding flagellin FlaB, with amino-acid sequence MIINHNTSAINASRNNGINAANLSKTQEKLSSGYRINRASDDAAGMGVSGKINAQIRGLSQASRNTSKAINFIQTTEGNLNEVEKVLVRMKELAVQSGNGTYSDADRGSIQIEIEQLTDEINRIADQAQYNQMHMLSNKSASQNVKTAEELGMQPAKINTPASLSGAQTSWTLRVHVGANQDEAIAVNIYAANVANLFSGEGAQAAQTAPVQEGAQQEGAQQPTPATAPSQGGVNSPVNVTTTVDANTSLAKIENAIRMVSDQRANLGAFQNRLESIKDSTEYAIENLKASYAQIKDATMTDEVVAATTNSILTQSAMAMIAQANQVPQYVLSLLR; translated from the coding sequence ATGATTATAAATCATAATACGTCAGCTATTAATGCTTCAAGAAATAATGGTATTAATGCTGCTAATCTTAGTAAAACTCAAGAGAAGCTTTCTAGTGGGTACAGAATTAATCGAGCTTCTGATGATGCTGCTGGTATGGGGGTTTCTGGTAAGATTAATGCTCAAATAAGAGGCTTATCACAAGCTTCTAGAAACACCTCAAAAGCTATCAATTTTATTCAGACAACAGAAGGAAATTTAAATGAAGTAGAAAAAGTTTTAGTAAGAATGAAAGAATTGGCAGTTCAATCAGGTAACGGTACGTATTCAGACGCAGACAGAGGTTCTATACAAATTGAAATAGAACAACTTACAGACGAAATTAATAGAATTGCTGATCAAGCTCAATATAACCAAATGCACATGTTGTCAAACAAATCAGCTTCTCAAAATGTAAAAACAGCTGAAGAGCTTGGAATGCAGCCTGCAAAAATTAACACACCAGCGTCACTTTCAGGAGCTCAAACTTCTTGGACTTTAAGAGTTCATGTGGGAGCAAATCAAGATGAAGCTATTGCAGTAAATATTTATGCAGCTAATGTTGCAAATCTATTTTCTGGTGAGGGAGCCCAAGCTGCTCAGACTGCGCCTGTTCAAGAAGGTGCTCAACAAGAAGGAGCTCAACAACCAACACCTGCTACAGCACCTTCTCAAGGCGGGGTTAATTCTCCTGTTAATGTTACAACTACAGTTGATGCTAATACATCGCTTGCTAAAATAGAAAATGCTATTAGAATGGTAAGTGATCAAAGAGCAAATTTAGGTGCTTTCCAAAATAGACTTGAATCTATAAAAGATAGTACTGAGTATGCTATTGAAAATCTAAAAGCATCTTATGCTCAAATAAAAGATGCTACAATGACAGATGAAGTTGTAGCAGCTACAACCAATAGCATTTTAACACAATCTGCAATGGCAATGATTGCACAAGCTAATCAAGTTCCTCAATATGTTTTATCATTGCTTAGATAA